A window from Chelmon rostratus isolate fCheRos1 chromosome 13, fCheRos1.pri, whole genome shotgun sequence encodes these proteins:
- the slc9a2 gene encoding sodium/hydrogen exchanger 2, producing the protein MDLRIARRTGALLIVFTFLSLLNGSRGEIPSKPTAGVTILPPVKPDNGPQAFPDAEKANLPVFTMDYPRIQIPFEITLWVLLASFAKIGFHVYHKITIWVPESCLLISIGLIVGGIMHSVHEEPPAVLTSNVFFLYMLPPIVLDSGYFMPTRPFFENIGTVLWFAVVGTLWNSIGIGMSLFAICQIEAFGVQDINLQENLLFATIISAVDPVAVLSVFEDVSVNEQLYIVVFGECLFNDAVTVVLYNMFNFVAEMPVVEPVDVFLGVARFFVVGLGGMGFGILFGFVAAFTTRFTSKVREIEPLFIFMYSYLAYLVAELFAISSIMAIVTCALTMKYYVEENVSQRSCTTIRHVVKMLGSISETLIFFFLGVVTITTEHEWNWGYILFTLLFAFVWRGLGVLVLTQIINPFRTIPFNLKDQFGLAYGGLRGAISFALVFTLPDNIGRKKLFVTATIAIILFTVFLQGISIRPLIEYINVRKTNRNLGTINVEVHCRLMEHTIAGIEDLCGQWSHFYWKDKFMKFNNRILRRILIRDNRAESSIVALYKKLELQNAMEILDTVSGDISAAPSIVSLYEEKKSSAKPKKKFLASDLRNMHDILSKNMYKIRQRTVAYTSKHALPNDSHTKEILIRRHTSIRRSLRPGSFQTSVVPKSHKYFSLPAGKSLDSRFPPGRLSYTDDQETMSEVAYPSSRSRFRQPERSSSRAMMPLRRLDTLKEVPSVVDMLDEHTVEERGRTGRGMSRTKSSSSDSHIPAPRRQPRSSADNDSASADNFRNGHHEAEEEEQQPPSPSPAWAAEPRDNTAQNPLLRRPQWNQKKM; encoded by the exons ATGGATTTACGCATTGCCAGACGGACAGGAGCTTTactcattgttttcacatttttgagTCTTCTGAATGGCTCCAGAGGAGAAATCCCATCCAAACCAACCGCTGGTGTCACGATCTTGCCCCCGGTTAAGCCCGACAATGGCCCCCAGGCCTTTCCAGACGCGGAGAAGGCAAATTTACCGGTGTTTACAATGGACTATCCAAGAATACAGATACCGTTTGAGATCACTCTGTGGGTGCTGCTGGCTTCATTCGCGAAGATTG GTTTCCATGTGTACCACAAGATCACCATCTGGGTGCCAGAGTCCTGCCTTCTGATCAGCATTGGTCTGATTGTGGGTGGCATCATGCACTCCGTCCACGAGGAGCCCCCTGCTGTGCTCACCAGCAATGTCTTCTTCCTCTACATGCTGCCCCCCATCGTCCTGGACTCAGGCTACTTCATGCCCACCAGGCCCTTCTTTGAGAACATCGGCACG gtgttgTGGTTTGCAGTGGTGGGGACTCTGTGGAACAGCATCGGCATTGGCATGTCTCTGTTTGCCATATGCCAGATCGAGGCGTTTGGGGTGCAGGACATCAACCTCCAGGAGAACCTGCTGTTCGCCACCATCATCTCGGCCGTGGACCCCGTGGCCGTGCTGAGCGTGTTTGAGGACGTGTCCGTCAACGAGCAGCTGTACATTGTGGTGTTTGGGGAATGCCTCTTCAACGATGCTGTCACTGTG GTGTTGTACAACATGTTCAACTTTGTGGCGGAGATGCCGGTTGTGGAGCCGGTGGATGTTTTCCTGGGGGTGGCGAGGTTCTTCGTGGTCGGGCTCGGTGGGATGGGCTTCGGCATCCTGTTCGGCTTCGTGGCCGCCTTCACCACCAGATTCACCTCCAAGGTCCGAGAAATCGAGCCGCTCTTCATATTCATGTACAGCTACCTGGCCTACCTGGTGGCCGAGCTCTTCGCCATCTCGTCCATCATGGC catcGTGACCTGCGCCCTCACCATGAAGTACTACGTGGAGGAAAATGTTTCCCAGCGTTCCTGCACAACCATCCGCCATGTGGTCAAAATGCTTGGCTCTATCTCCGAGAccctcatcttcttcttcctgggGGTCGTCACCATAACAACGGAACACGAGTGGAACTGGGGCTACATCCTGTTCACattgctgtttgcttttgtttggagAGGTCTGG GTGTCTTGGTGCTGACCCAGATCATCAACCCTTTCCGCACCATCCCATTTAACTTGAAAGATCAGTTCGGTCTGGCCTACGGCGGCCTGCGAGGCGCGATCTCGTTCGCACTGGTCTTCACTCTGCCTGATAACATCGGCCGCAAGAAGCTCTTCGTCACTGCCACAATTGCTATCATCctcttcactgtctttcttcAG GGCATCAGTATCCGACCTTTGATCGAGTACATCAACGTCCGCAAAACCAACCGCAATCTTGGCACCATCAATGTAGAGGTTCACTGCAGG CTAATGGAGCACACCATAGCTGGCATAGAGGACCTGTGTGGACAGTGGAGCCACTTCTACTGGAAGGACAA GTTTATGAAGTTCAACAATCGAATCCTGCGGAGGATCCTGATCCGAGACAACCGGGCCGAGTCCAGCATCGTGGCCCTGTATAagaagctggagctgcagaacGCCATGGAGATCCTGGACACGGTGTCTGGAGACATCAGCGCCGCTCCGTCCATCGTCTCTCTCTA tgaggaaaagaaaagctctgCTAAACCGAAGAAGAAGTTCCTGGCTTCCGACCTTAGGAACATGCATGACATCCTGTCCAAGAACATGTACAAGATCAGGCAGCGG ACGGTGGCATACACAAGTAAGCACGCCCTTCCCAATGACAGCCACACTAAAGAGATACTGATCAGACGCCACACCAGCATCCGACGAAGCCTCCGACCCGGCAGCTTTCAGACATCG gtGGTGCCCAAATCTCATAAGTACTTCTCGCTTCCTGCTGGGAAAAGTCTGGACTCAAGATTTCCTCCTGGGAGGCTGAGCTACACAG ATGATCAGGAAACAATGTCAGAGGTTGCCTACCCCTCCAGTCGCTCTCGGTTTCGCCAGCCTGAAcgctcctcctccagagccatGATGCCTCTACGCAGGTTGGACACCCTGAAAGAGGTGCCCTCTGTTGTTGACATGCTGGATGAACacacagtggaggagagaggccGGACAGGGCGTGGCATGTCCAGAACAAAGTCCTCTTCCAGCGATTCCCACATCCCTGCTCCTCGGCGTCAGCCCCGCTCCTCTGCTGACAACGACAGCGCCTCGGCTGACAACTTCAGAAATGGGCATCatgaggcagaagaggaggagcagcagcctcCGTCTCCGTCTCCAGCCTGGGCTGCTGAACCCAGAgacaacacagcacaaaacCCGCTGCTCAGACGGCCTCAGTGGAACCAGAAGAAGATGTAA